In Shewanella sp. VB17, a single genomic region encodes these proteins:
- the rpsI gene encoding 30S ribosomal protein S9 codes for MAATQYYGTGRRKTSTARVFAKMGTGKILVNQLPLDEYFGRETSRMVVRQPLELVEMTDKLDIYVTVKGGGNTGQAGAIRHGITRALMELDESLRPSLRAAGFVTRDARKVERKKVGLRKARRKPQFSKR; via the coding sequence ATGGCTGCAACTCAGTACTACGGCACTGGCCGTCGCAAAACATCTACAGCTCGCGTATTCGCGAAAATGGGAACTGGTAAAATCCTTGTTAACCAGCTACCACTAGATGAATATTTTGGTCGTGAAACTTCTCGCATGGTTGTTCGTCAGCCACTTGAGCTAGTTGAAATGACTGACAAGTTAGACATCTATGTCACTGTTAAGGGTGGTGGTAACACTGGCCAAGCTGGTGCTATTCGTCACGGTATTACCCGTGCGTTGATGGAACTTGATGAATCACTACGTCCATCTCTACGTGCCGCTGGTTTTGTTACCCGTGATGCTCGTAAAGTAGAGCGTAAGAAAGTTGGTCTACGTAAAGCACGTCGTAAACCACAGTTCTCTAAGCGTTAA
- the degS gene encoding outer membrane-stress sensor serine endopeptidase DegS, with the protein MAIKDTLLYIGKAVTFGLIMAAVFIIITSLIPNNDASSMFFQKRGDNRFELSFSTAVRRAAPAVVNIYSLSVDRDQPLNSGSLQGLGSGVIMSEQGFILTNYHVIKKADEIVVALQDGRKFTSEVVGSDPVTDLAVLKIEGDTLPIAPINLATPAQVGDVVLAIGNPYNLGQTITQGIVSATGRNGLSSGYLDFLQTDAAINAGNSGGALIDTSGQLIGINTASYQINDEGGGHGINFAIPIKLAHSIMSKLIKNGRVIRGELGITGKPVEQVTAQILNLPNLTGIEITEVDPKGPAAKAQLQAGDIITQFEGERVPGVEMLMDRIAESTPNEQIIMTVIRQGKIHNVPVTIREKSIQETK; encoded by the coding sequence ATGGCTATAAAAGACACACTTTTATATATCGGCAAGGCAGTCACCTTTGGCCTAATAATGGCGGCTGTCTTTATCATTATCACCTCTTTAATACCCAATAATGATGCTTCAAGCATGTTTTTTCAAAAACGTGGCGATAATAGATTCGAACTCTCATTTTCTACAGCAGTAAGACGAGCAGCACCCGCTGTTGTGAACATTTATAGTCTTAGCGTCGATCGTGATCAACCATTAAATTCAGGTTCGCTTCAAGGGCTAGGATCTGGTGTTATCATGAGTGAGCAAGGCTTTATCTTAACGAATTATCATGTGATAAAAAAAGCAGATGAAATTGTGGTCGCATTACAAGATGGGCGTAAATTCACATCGGAAGTGGTTGGTTCAGATCCTGTAACTGATCTTGCCGTGTTAAAAATTGAAGGAGACACACTCCCGATAGCCCCCATTAATTTAGCAACACCAGCTCAAGTTGGTGATGTTGTTTTAGCCATTGGCAACCCCTATAACTTAGGCCAAACAATTACCCAAGGGATCGTCAGTGCCACAGGACGTAATGGCTTAAGTTCCGGCTACTTAGATTTTTTGCAAACTGATGCAGCGATTAATGCAGGCAATTCTGGTGGTGCACTTATCGATACCAGCGGGCAACTTATCGGGATAAACACCGCATCTTATCAAATCAACGATGAAGGTGGTGGCCATGGTATCAATTTTGCCATTCCCATCAAACTCGCTCATAGCATCATGAGTAAATTGATCAAAAATGGCCGCGTTATCCGTGGTGAACTAGGGATAACAGGTAAACCGGTAGAGCAAGTCACCGCACAAATCTTGAATTTACCGAACCTAACCGGCATTGAAATAACTGAAGTAGACCCTAAAGGGCCAGCAGCAAAAGCGCAATTACAAGCTGGAGATATTATCACTCAATTTGAGGGTGAGCGTGTACCTGGAGTGGAGATGCTGATGGACAGAATTGCAGAGTCAACACCGAATGAGCAAATCATTATGACCGTCATACGTCAAGGCAAGATCCACAATGTACCCGTCACTATCCGTGAAAAATCGATTCAAGAAACCAAGTAA
- a CDS encoding DUF2065 domain-containing protein encodes MTFQLIMLALAIVLILEGIGPLLFPHRWRAYLKDISNQNQQLLQRLGGALVTAGVTLLIIFS; translated from the coding sequence ATGACTTTTCAACTCATCATGCTTGCATTAGCAATTGTGCTTATTCTTGAAGGAATAGGCCCGCTTTTGTTTCCTCATCGTTGGAGGGCATATTTAAAAGATATTTCTAATCAAAATCAACAGCTTCTGCAACGATTAGGTGGTGCTTTAGTAACCGCAGGTGTTACATTATTGATTATTTTTTCATAA
- the zapE gene encoding cell division protein ZapE, with translation MPHLTPWQHYQQDLIRDDFSHDPAQELAVKSLQRVFDEIQKLNSKPTGIAKLSSFLVAKKQTVKGLYLWGGVGRGKTYLMDTFYDSLPGDNKLRAHFHRFMHQVHLDLDGLKGQRDPLLIIAKQMSEQYQVICFDEFFVSDITDAMLLGTLFQALFKEGVCLVATSNIIPDELYRNGLQRVRFLPAIELINQHCQILNVDSGIDYRLRTLEQAEIYHFPLDTQADTNLLTYFDRLAPESELSTADIEIDGRNIAIRQQAQGVLFINFRDLCDGPRSQRDYMELACLYHTVLLSSVEQMGDKLTGDDIARRFLAMVDEFYERNVKLIISAEVSLDNIYIEGLLTFEFRRCRSRLIEMQSHDYLALEHLP, from the coding sequence GTGCCCCATCTAACGCCATGGCAACATTATCAGCAAGACCTAATTCGAGATGATTTTTCTCATGATCCGGCGCAAGAGCTGGCTGTAAAAAGCTTGCAACGGGTGTTTGATGAGATCCAAAAGCTAAACAGCAAACCGACAGGTATTGCTAAGTTGTCTTCTTTTCTTGTTGCTAAAAAACAAACGGTCAAAGGTTTGTACCTGTGGGGTGGGGTAGGACGTGGCAAGACCTACTTAATGGATACTTTTTATGACTCACTACCAGGTGATAACAAGCTAAGGGCTCATTTTCATCGATTTATGCATCAAGTTCATCTCGATCTCGATGGTTTAAAAGGGCAAAGGGATCCACTGCTTATTATCGCTAAGCAGATGTCAGAGCAGTATCAAGTGATTTGCTTTGATGAGTTCTTTGTCTCGGATATTACCGATGCAATGCTACTGGGCACCTTATTTCAAGCTTTGTTTAAAGAAGGAGTATGCCTTGTCGCCACTTCGAATATTATTCCAGATGAATTGTATCGTAATGGTTTGCAGCGGGTGCGCTTTTTGCCAGCGATTGAACTGATTAATCAGCATTGTCAAATCTTAAATGTTGATTCTGGTATTGATTATCGGTTACGTACATTAGAGCAGGCGGAGATTTATCATTTTCCGTTGGATACACAGGCCGATACTAATTTATTGACCTATTTTGATAGATTAGCGCCAGAGTCTGAATTATCGACAGCTGACATCGAAATTGATGGACGAAATATCGCCATTAGACAACAAGCTCAAGGTGTGTTGTTTATTAATTTTAGGGACCTTTGTGATGGTCCAAGAAGTCAACGTGATTATATGGAGCTTGCCTGTTTATATCATACAGTATTGCTCAGTAGTGTAGAGCAAATGGGGGATAAATTAACAGGGGACGATATTGCCCGACGTTTTCTCGCCATGGTAGATGAATTTTATGAACGAAATGTCAAACTGATTATATCAGCAGAGGTTTCACTAGATAATATTTATATTGAAGGTTTGTTAACCTTTGAGTTTAGGCGTTGCCGCTCACGTTTAATCGAGATGCAATCTCATGACTATCTTGCGTTAGAACACCTTCCATAA
- a CDS encoding ZapG family protein: MEWPLVVATFVLGVVLGYVIRSISARNNESNNRDKVLEQTSLELSQHKQEVTDHFEVHYQQLSELTEQLNKVNRQWNEAANMLAPKNSVKPLATFSTDKTEHIKQDNCILANQEPKMHSQETESIIIVNKHN, from the coding sequence ATGGAATGGCCGTTAGTTGTTGCCACTTTTGTGCTTGGCGTTGTTTTAGGTTATGTGATCAGATCTATTTCCGCGAGAAATAATGAGTCAAATAACAGAGATAAAGTGCTGGAACAAACCAGCTTAGAACTGAGCCAACACAAGCAGGAAGTCACAGATCATTTCGAAGTTCATTACCAACAACTCTCAGAATTAACCGAGCAACTAAATAAAGTCAATCGCCAATGGAATGAAGCAGCAAATATGTTAGCGCCAAAGAACAGCGTTAAACCCTTAGCAACGTTCAGCACTGACAAGACTGAACACATCAAACAAGATAATTGTATTTTAGCCAATCAAGAACCTAAAATGCACAGTCAAGAAACCGAAAGTATCATTATCGTAAATAAACACAATTAA
- a CDS encoding tetratricopeptide repeat protein translates to MSFVLIASLSSQVQAQIEDQAVDIYSQEQLIGLIRTKQYLTRVKEDDCQLVQDIEARAEVLKQPLYQYLWAEMLNYGICVEANPPRGMSLLRDAVAQGSAEAMVRVAEYYYHGTFVFQDKDRAVQYVLPAAASGDLPARMLLVRLFGEGYGSYRDFELGYLWLYNDVFSDEATKQEAYKLLKVLEQKIPPSIIARIKLEHLKSR, encoded by the coding sequence ATGAGCTTTGTGCTTATTGCTTCTTTGTCTAGCCAAGTCCAAGCACAAATTGAAGATCAAGCGGTAGATATCTATAGCCAAGAGCAGTTAATTGGGCTTATTCGCACTAAACAATATCTGACCCGTGTGAAAGAGGATGATTGTCAGCTCGTTCAAGATATTGAAGCGAGAGCTGAGGTGCTGAAACAGCCTCTATATCAATATCTTTGGGCCGAAATGTTAAACTATGGTATTTGTGTCGAAGCCAACCCTCCAAGAGGAATGAGCTTGTTGAGAGATGCCGTGGCTCAGGGCAGTGCTGAGGCGATGGTAAGGGTTGCAGAATATTATTATCATGGTACGTTTGTATTTCAAGATAAAGATCGCGCCGTTCAGTATGTGTTGCCTGCTGCGGCAAGTGGTGATCTGCCTGCGCGTATGCTGTTAGTCAGATTGTTTGGTGAAGGGTATGGCAGCTATAGAGATTTTGAGTTGGGATACCTTTGGCTTTATAACGACGTATTTAGCGATGAGGCGACGAAACAAGAAGCTTACAAATTATTGAAGGTGCTTGAGCAAAAAATACCGCCTAGTATCATTGCTAGGATTAAACTGGAACACCTGAAATCCCGATAA
- the rplM gene encoding 50S ribosomal protein L13, with translation MKTTFTATPETVTREWFVVDAEGKTLGRIATEIASRLRGKHKPEYTPHVDTGDYIVVINAEKVTVTGNKAKGKVYYSHSGFIGGIKQITFEKLQAHKPEMIIEKAVKGMLPKGPLGRAMFRKLKVYAGTEHNHAAQQPQVLDI, from the coding sequence ATGAAGACTACTTTTACTGCTACACCAGAAACAGTCACTCGCGAGTGGTTTGTTGTTGACGCTGAAGGTAAAACTTTGGGTCGTATCGCTACTGAAATAGCTTCACGTTTACGTGGTAAGCATAAACCAGAGTATACACCTCATGTCGATACAGGTGACTACATCGTTGTTATCAACGCTGAGAAAGTTACTGTTACTGGTAATAAAGCGAAAGGCAAAGTGTACTACTCGCACTCGGGTTTCATCGGTGGTATTAAGCAAATCACTTTTGAAAAGTTGCAAGCGCATAAGCCTGAAATGATTATTGAGAAAGCGGTTAAGGGTATGTTGCCTAAAGGTCCTTTAGGACGTGCCATGTTCCGTAAACTTAAAGTTTACGCGGGTACAGAACATAACCACGCTGCACAACAACCTCAAGTTCTTGATATTTAA
- a CDS encoding adenylosuccinate synthase, producing MGKNVVVLGTQWGDEGKGKIVDLLTEQSKYVVRYQGGHNAGHTLVIDGEKTVLHLIPSGILRNNVKCIIGNGVVLAPDALMTEINMLKERGIPVEERLLISEACPLILPFHCALDIAREKARGNKAIGTTGRGIGPAYEDKVSRRGLRVGDLFNAALFAEKLKEVMSYHNFMLTEYYQCEAVDYEKTLEDALAIADYLKSMCVDVTELLDQARKAGEPILFEGAQGTLLDIDHGTYPFVTSSNTTAGGVATGSGFGPRHLDYVLGIMKAYTTRVGAGPFPTELQCEIGDYLGTKGHEFGATTGRKRRPGWLDVVAMKRAVQINSVSGFCLTKLDVLDGLEEVKICVGYQYPDGTVATVTPLAAEGYEQVTPVLETMPGWSETTFGATSLEQLPQAALNYIKRLEELLETPIDIISTGPDRNETMILVNPFS from the coding sequence ATGGGCAAAAACGTCGTAGTTCTTGGCACCCAATGGGGTGACGAAGGAAAGGGTAAGATAGTTGATCTACTTACCGAGCAGTCAAAATATGTTGTTCGATATCAAGGTGGCCATAACGCCGGCCACACGCTTGTTATCGATGGCGAAAAAACCGTTCTTCATCTAATTCCATCAGGGATCTTACGCAATAATGTTAAATGCATTATTGGTAACGGTGTCGTACTTGCACCAGATGCACTGATGACTGAGATCAATATGCTGAAAGAGCGTGGCATTCCTGTAGAGGAACGTCTACTGATCTCTGAAGCATGTCCACTCATTCTTCCATTCCATTGTGCTCTAGATATTGCCCGTGAAAAAGCGCGCGGAAATAAAGCGATTGGCACAACGGGCCGTGGTATTGGTCCTGCTTATGAAGATAAGGTTTCACGCCGCGGTCTTCGTGTAGGTGATCTGTTTAATGCAGCGCTATTTGCAGAAAAACTAAAAGAGGTGATGAGTTATCACAACTTTATGTTGACTGAATATTACCAGTGTGAAGCGGTCGATTATGAAAAGACATTGGAAGATGCACTTGCCATTGCTGACTACTTGAAAAGTATGTGTGTAGATGTAACAGAACTTCTGGATCAGGCACGTAAAGCGGGTGAGCCAATTCTGTTTGAAGGCGCACAAGGTACATTACTTGATATCGATCACGGTACTTATCCGTTTGTAACCTCTTCAAATACTACCGCTGGTGGTGTTGCGACAGGTTCAGGATTCGGCCCTCGTCATCTTGATTATGTGTTGGGGATCATGAAAGCTTACACCACACGTGTTGGTGCAGGTCCGTTCCCAACTGAGCTTCAGTGCGAGATCGGTGATTACTTAGGCACTAAAGGTCACGAGTTCGGAGCCACCACAGGTCGTAAACGTCGTCCAGGTTGGTTAGATGTTGTGGCGATGAAGCGTGCAGTACAGATCAACAGTGTCAGTGGGTTCTGCCTGACTAAGCTTGATGTATTAGATGGTTTGGAAGAAGTGAAAATCTGTGTTGGTTACCAGTACCCAGATGGTACCGTGGCGACAGTGACACCTCTTGCCGCTGAAGGTTATGAGCAAGTAACCCCAGTACTTGAGACCATGCCCGGTTGGAGTGAGACCACTTTTGGGGCCACTTCTCTAGAGCAACTACCCCAAGCAGCGTTGAATTATATTAAACGTCTTGAAGAGCTGTTAGAAACGCCCATTGACATTATTTCAACCGGCCCAGATAGAAACGAAACCATGATTCTAGTGAATCCGTTTAGTTAA
- a CDS encoding DegQ family serine endoprotease → MKTKLSLLSAALLTASLSLTPAISQAAIPMAVNSEAIPSLAPMLERTTPAVVAVAVKGTHVSKQKVPDAFRYFFGPNAPQEQVRERPFRGLGSGVIIDAKEGYIVTNNHVIDGADEILIGLSDGREVEAKLIGTDAESDIALVQIEAKDLVAVKRADSDKLKVGDFAVAIGNPFGLGQTVTSGIVSAMGRSGLGIEMLENFIQTDAAINSGNSGGALVNLNGDLIGINTAIVAPGGGNVGIGFAIPANMVNNLVDQIIEHGEVRRGVLGVSGRDLTNELAKAFGLNTQHGGFVDQVMEGSAADNAGIKAGDIIISVNDRKIKTFQELRAKVATMGAGAKVKFGLIRDGDSKTVSATLGESSQTSEAAAGAVHPMLAGATLENNDDGDGIEITDIEQNSPAAASGLRKGDIIVGVNRNAIDDLNELKIKLKEQQTTVALKILRGHSSLFLILR, encoded by the coding sequence ATGAAAACGAAATTAAGCTTACTCTCTGCCGCCCTATTAACGGCATCCCTTAGCTTGACTCCAGCCATATCACAAGCAGCGATCCCAATGGCTGTGAATAGCGAGGCAATTCCAAGTCTTGCGCCTATGTTGGAACGCACAACACCTGCAGTGGTTGCTGTTGCGGTTAAAGGAACACATGTTTCAAAACAAAAAGTACCCGATGCATTTCGATACTTTTTTGGCCCTAACGCACCCCAAGAGCAAGTGCGTGAACGTCCTTTTAGAGGCCTAGGATCAGGGGTTATTATTGATGCTAAAGAAGGGTATATTGTCACCAACAACCATGTAATTGATGGTGCTGATGAGATTTTAATCGGTCTATCTGACGGTCGAGAAGTCGAAGCTAAATTAATTGGCACTGATGCTGAGTCTGATATTGCACTTGTGCAGATTGAAGCGAAAGATTTAGTCGCGGTTAAACGTGCTGACTCAGACAAGCTAAAAGTCGGTGACTTTGCCGTTGCTATTGGCAATCCTTTTGGCTTAGGCCAAACCGTCACCTCTGGTATTGTTAGTGCCATGGGCCGTAGCGGCTTAGGTATCGAAATGTTAGAGAATTTCATTCAAACCGATGCAGCGATTAATAGCGGTAATTCAGGGGGCGCCTTAGTCAACCTTAATGGCGATCTTATTGGTATTAACACTGCTATTGTAGCACCAGGTGGCGGCAACGTCGGGATTGGTTTTGCAATTCCAGCTAACATGGTCAATAACTTAGTCGATCAGATCATTGAACATGGTGAAGTTCGCCGTGGTGTACTCGGCGTATCAGGCAGAGATTTGACCAATGAACTTGCAAAAGCATTTGGACTTAATACTCAGCATGGCGGTTTTGTCGATCAAGTAATGGAAGGTAGCGCTGCCGATAATGCCGGTATTAAAGCCGGTGACATTATCATCAGCGTCAATGACCGTAAGATTAAAACCTTCCAAGAACTACGAGCAAAAGTAGCCACTATGGGTGCCGGTGCCAAGGTTAAATTTGGTTTAATCCGTGATGGTGATTCAAAAACGGTATCTGCAACACTTGGTGAGAGCAGTCAAACAAGTGAAGCTGCCGCTGGTGCCGTTCATCCAATGCTTGCTGGTGCGACATTGGAAAATAACGATGATGGTGATGGTATTGAAATTACTGACATAGAACAAAATTCACCTGCTGCTGCCAGTGGATTGCGAAAAGGTGACATCATTGTCGGCGTCAATCGCAACGCAATTGACGATCTTAATGAACTTAAAATTAAGCTAAAAGAGCAACAAACGACGGTGGCATTAAAAATACTGCGTGGTCATAGCAGTCTTTTCTTAATCTTAAGGTAA